One window from the genome of Planctomycetota bacterium encodes:
- a CDS encoding Ldh family oxidoreductase, with protein MNIDTAPSSETITFPIEKLHDFSVQTFKHFGISDEDAHLAADVLAASDLRGIETHGVARLHTYFDMLQLGRINPTPKLTIVRENKTCATVDGDNGLGLVVGPKANRIAMDKADDVGSGWVSVCNTNHYGIAGYYVLEALKRDLIGWSMTNTTKLVAPLWGKDRMTGTNPIAIGFPGGGANGSTDVVVDLATCAAAYGKIEMARRRGEEVPMGWLQNKEGAESPNPNDMVDGGALLPLGSRREHGGHKGWALAVAVDVFTCVLSGANWGPWAPPFALRQEIPSKSVGKGIGHFFGAMRLDGFIDPDEFKKQLDDYRATMTATPPTPGQDAVLLPGDPERAAEADRKMNGVPLILPVVEELRDISKQTGIAFD; from the coding sequence ATGAACATCGACACCGCCCCCAGCAGCGAGACGATCACGTTTCCGATCGAGAAGCTCCACGACTTCTCCGTGCAAACTTTCAAGCACTTCGGCATCTCCGACGAAGATGCCCACCTCGCGGCGGATGTGCTGGCCGCTTCGGACTTGCGCGGTATCGAAACACACGGTGTCGCGCGGCTGCACACCTACTTCGACATGCTCCAACTCGGCCGGATCAACCCGACGCCGAAGCTGACGATCGTCCGTGAGAACAAGACGTGCGCGACGGTCGATGGCGACAACGGCCTCGGCTTGGTCGTGGGACCCAAGGCCAACCGCATCGCCATGGACAAGGCGGATGACGTCGGTAGCGGCTGGGTGAGCGTCTGCAACACCAACCACTACGGCATCGCGGGGTACTATGTTCTCGAAGCGCTCAAGCGTGACCTCATCGGTTGGTCGATGACCAACACCACCAAGCTTGTCGCGCCGCTCTGGGGCAAGGACCGCATGACCGGCACCAATCCGATCGCGATCGGCTTCCCCGGCGGCGGCGCGAACGGCTCGACGGACGTCGTCGTTGACCTTGCGACATGCGCGGCGGCATACGGCAAGATCGAGATGGCCCGGCGGCGTGGCGAAGAGGTGCCGATGGGCTGGCTCCAGAACAAGGAGGGTGCCGAGTCGCCGAACCCGAACGACATGGTCGACGGCGGGGCACTGCTCCCGTTGGGTAGCCGCAGAGAGCACGGCGGGCACAAGGGCTGGGCGCTCGCGGTTGCGGTGGACGTTTTTACTTGCGTGCTCAGCGGTGCGAACTGGGGGCCGTGGGCACCGCCGTTCGCGTTGCGGCAGGAGATCCCGAGCAAGTCCGTCGGCAAGGGCATCGGTCACTTCTTCGGTGCCATGCGGCTCGACGGCTTCATCGACCCCGACGAGTTCAAGAAACAACTCGACGACTACCGCGCCACGATGACCGCCACCCCGCCCACGCCGGGACAAGATGCGGTCCTGCTGCCCGGTGATCCCGAGCGAGCCGCTGAGGCCGATCGCAAGATGAACGGCGTGCCGCTGATCCTGCCCGTTGTCGAAGAACTGCGGGATATCAGCAAGCAGACAGGGATTGCGTTCGATTGA
- a CDS encoding DUF1223 domain-containing protein: protein MKLTILIVLVGSLALLAFGATGEKSDTRRPVIVELFTSEGCSSCPPAEAVLNDLHQGQPIDGVDVIAIAWHVTYWDDLGWVDPLGDRRFTKRQREYARTFGRGNVYTPQMIVGGTEEFVGSNRSRAASSIASAAEVDPIHVTITSNDHDVLCGTVEGVEGPITLVVVEDGLTSKVQRGENRGKTLTHDGVARTFDRVEAGAFEIAVPSDVNLANARLVAFAQSDSLGPITAVGVAGLE, encoded by the coding sequence ATGAAACTCACCATCCTGATCGTGCTCGTCGGTTCACTCGCCCTGCTGGCTTTCGGGGCAACCGGCGAGAAATCCGACACGCGGCGCCCCGTCATCGTCGAACTGTTCACGTCCGAGGGTTGCAGCAGTTGCCCGCCGGCCGAGGCCGTGCTCAACGATCTGCACCAAGGCCAACCTATCGACGGCGTGGACGTCATCGCGATCGCTTGGCATGTCACCTATTGGGATGATCTCGGCTGGGTCGACCCGCTCGGCGACAGACGTTTCACCAAGCGCCAGCGTGAGTACGCTCGGACGTTCGGACGGGGCAACGTGTACACGCCGCAGATGATCGTCGGCGGGACCGAGGAGTTCGTCGGCAGCAACCGGTCTCGCGCCGCATCGTCGATCGCGTCGGCGGCCGAGGTCGATCCGATCCACGTCACCATCACGTCGAACGACCACGACGTCCTCTGCGGCACGGTCGAAGGTGTCGAAGGACCGATCACGCTCGTCGTCGTCGAGGACGGCCTGACATCCAAGGTCCAGCGTGGCGAAAACCGTGGCAAAACGCTGACCCATGACGGCGTTGCGCGGACGTTCGATCGCGTTGAAGCCGGAGCGTTCGAGATCGCCGTGCCATCGGACGTGAATCTCGCCAACGCCCGACTCGTCGCGTTTGCCCAGTCCGACTCGCTCGGCCCGATCACCGCCGTTGGCGTTGCAGGCCTGGAGTAG